One Molothrus aeneus isolate 106 chromosome 6, BPBGC_Maene_1.0, whole genome shotgun sequence genomic window carries:
- the TMED10 gene encoding transmembrane emp24 domain-containing protein 10 yields MPLPPLPGRPRLGRAPLLPLLLLLLLVGPARPISFQLPGKARKCLREEIHRDTLVTGEYEISAPPGSSSGPSANLKITDSAGHILYAKEDASKGKFAFTTEDYDMFEACFESKLPVGTGRMPDQLVTLDMKHGVEAKNYEEIAKVEKLKPLEVELRRLEDLSESIVNDFAYMKKREEEMRDTNESTNTRVLYFSIFSMCCLIGLATWQVFYLRRFFKAKKLIE; encoded by the exons atgccgctgccgccgctgcccggCCGCCCCCGCCTCGGGCGGGCCCCGCTCCTgccgctgctcctgctgctcctgctggtgggCCCGGCGCGGCCCATCTCCTTCCAGCTGCCGGGCAAGGCGCGGAAGTGCCTGCGGGAGGAGATCCACCGCGACACGCTGGTCACGGGCGAGTACGAGATCAGCGCCCCGCCGGGCTCCTCCAGCGGACCCTCCGCCAACCTCAAG ATAACTGACTCAGCTGGGCACATCCTGTATGCCAAGGAGGATGCCAGCAAGGGCAAGTTTGCCTTCACCACTGAAGACTATGATATGTTTGAGGCCTGCTTTGAGAGCAAGCTTCCTGTGG GAACAGGGAGGATGCCGGACCAGCTCGTGACTCTGGATATGAAGCATGGCGTTGAAGCAAAGAACTATGAGGAG ATTGCTAAAGTGGAGAAGTTGAAACCCCTGGAAGTAGAATTGAGACGTTTGGAAGATCTTTCAGAGTCCATCGTTAATGACTTTGCCTATATGAAGAAACGAGAAGAGGAGATGAGGGACACAAATG AGTCGACAAACACACGGGTTCTGTACTTCAGCATCTTCTCCATGTGCTGTCTCATCGGCCTGGCCACCTGGCAAGTTTTCTACCTGCGTCGCTTCTTCAAGGCCAAGAAGCTGATTGAGTAA
- the FOS gene encoding protein c-Fos, which yields MMYQGFAGEYEAPSSRCSSASPAGDSLTYYPSPADSFSSMGSPVNPQDFCTDLAASSASFVPTVTAISTSPDLQWLVQPTLISSVAPSQSRGHPYGVSAAAPTTSYSRPAVLKAPGGRGQSIGRRGKVEQLSPEEEEKRRIRRERNKMAAAKCRNRRRELTDTLQAETDQLEEEKSALQAEIANLLKEKEKLEFILAAHRPACKMPEELCFSEELAAASAATALDLGTPSPPMTEEAAFALPLMPEAPPAVPPKETGSSGLELKAEPFDELLFSTGPREASRSVPDMDLPGASFYPSDWESLTAGTSGELEPLCTPVVTCTPCPSTYTSTFVFTYPEAEAFPSCAAAHRKGSSSNEPSSDSLSSPTLLAL from the exons ATGATGTATCAGGGCTTCGCTGGAGAGTACGAGGCGCCGTCCTCCCGCTGCAGCAGCGCTTCCCCGGCCGGGGACAGCCTCACCTATTACCCCTCTCCGGCGGACTCTTTCTCGAGCATGGGCTCGCCTGTCAACCCGCAG GACTTCTGCACCGACCTGGCCGCCTCCAGCGCCAGCTTTGTGCCTACGGTGACGGCTATCTCCACCAGCCCCGACCTGCAGTGGCTGGTGCAGCCCACTCTCATCTCTTCAGTGGCCCCCTCCCAGAGCCGCGGGCACCCCTACGGCGTCTCGGCGGCCGCCCCCACCACCTCCTACTCCCGCCCCGCAGTGCTGAAGGCGCCGGGCGGCCGCGGACAGAGCATCGGCCGCCGGGGCAAAGTCGAACAG CTGTCcccggaggaggaggaaaagagaaggatcCGCCGGGAACGGAACAAGATGGCAGCGGCCAAGTGCCGCAACCGGCGGCGGGAGCTCACCGACACGCTGCAGGCG GAGACCGaccagctggaggaggagaagtcCGCGCTGCAGGCGGAGATTGCTAACctgctgaaggagaaggagaaactGGAGTTTATCCTGGCGGCCCACCGTCCCGCCTGCAAGATGCCCGAGGAGTTGTGCTTCTCcgaggagctggcagctgccagcGCCGCTACCGCGCTGgacctgggcacccccagcccccctaTGACCGAGGAGGCTGCCTTTGCTCTGCCGCTGATGCCTGAAGCGCCGCCGGCCGTGCCGCCCAAGGAGACCGGCAGCAGCGGGCTGGAGCTCAAGGCTGAGCCCTTCGACGAGCTGCTCTTCTCCACGGGGCCGCGGGAGGCCTCCCGCTCTGTGCCCGACATGGACCTGCCTGGGGCCTCCTTCTACCCGTCGGACTGGGAGTCGCTGACTGCCGGGACCAGCGGTgagctggagcccctctgcacCCCTGTGGTGACCTGCACCCCGTGCCCTAGCACCTACACCTCCACCTTCGTCTTCACCTACCCCGAGGCAGAGGCCTTCCCCAGCTGCGCTGCCGCGCACcggaagggcagcagcagcaacgaGCCCTCGTCCGACTCCCTCAGCTCCCCCACCCTGCTGGCTTTGTGA